The following nucleotide sequence is from Betaproteobacteria bacterium.
ACGCCTCGCGAGGGAACGGCTCGAGCAATCCGAGCGTCTTCACAAGTACTTTGTCCACCACTCGCCCGACCTGATCTTCGCGCTCGACACCAACGGTCGCTTCTGGTTCGTGAACGACCGCTTCACGTCGCTGCTCGGCTTCGAGAGGGAAGAGCTGATCGGCGCCCATTACTCCGCTGTCATCCATCACGACGATCTGCGAGCCGCCCGGTGGGCGTGCAGCGAGCGGCGCACCGGCCCGCGCGCCACGTCCAACGTCGAGATCCGGCTGCGGCGGCGCGCGCCGGACGGAGCAGAAGGTGCCGCGGCGCTGCTGGCGACGGTCGTGGTGAGCGCGGTTGGCCTGTACGCGCCCGCGGAGGGAGAGTCGCCCCGGCGTTTCCTCGGCACCTACGGCGTCGCGCGAGACATCACGGACCGCAAGCAGGCGGAGCAGATCTCGAGCTTTCATGCGACCCACGACGCCTTGACCGGACTGCCGAACCGCGCCCTTTTCCTCGACCGCCTGCGGCAGGCGATCGCTCGTGCGCGCCGGATGTTTCTCGAGAAGGGTCATCTTGCCGTGCTCTTCATCGACCTCGACGGCTTCAAGAAGGTGAATGACACCTACGGTCACGTCCAGGGAGACCAACTGCTGCAGCAGGTCGCCGCGCGCCTGCGGCGCTGTCTGCGCGGCAGCGACACCCTGTCGCGGGTGGGTGGCGACGAGTTCGTCGCCGTAGTCACCGAGCTCGGCGGGCGTGACGGGGCAGCCGCGGCGGCGGCGAAGATCCTCGGCGAACTGCGCGAGCCGTTCCTGCTCGGCAACGGCGAGTTTCGCACCAGCGTCAGCGTCGGCGTCGCGATGTATCCCGACGACGGTGCGAGCGAGCTCGAACTCGTGCGCAACGCCGATCTCGCGATGTACCACGCCAAGCGCAGCGGCAAGAATGACATCGGTTACTTCACGCCGGACATGAACACCGTCTGGGCGCACAAGGTCGAGCTCGAGAACGAACTGCGCGCGGCGATCGACCAGGGCGGGCTGGAGCTGCATTACCAGCCGATTCACAATCTTTCGACCGGACAGGTCGAAGCGCTCGAGGCCCTCGTGCGCTGGCGCCACCCGACGCACGGACTGATGGATCCCAGCCGCTTCGTCCACATCGCCGAGGAAAGCGGACTCATCTACGGCTTGGGCGAGCGCGTGCTCGATGCGGCCTGTGCCGACCTGCGCGTCTGGCAGACGCAGGGTTTCACGGACCTGCGCATGGCGGTCAACCTCTCCGCGCGCGAATTCGACCGGGCGGATCTGGTCGACTGCGTCGTCGATACCCTCAGGCGCCACGCCGTCGCGGCGGATTCGCTCGAACTCGAGATCACGGAAGGTGCCCTCGTCGAGGATCTCGATGCCGTCGCCGATCGGGCCGGCCAGCTGCGTCGCTCCGGCGTGCGCATCGCCATCGACGACTTCGGCACCCGCTACTCCACGCTCGGCTACCTGCAGTCGCTGCCGATCAGCGGCATCAAGATCGACCAGAGCTTCGTTCGCGATCTCGGCGCGCGCAGTTCAAGCGCGTCGATAGTCTCGGCGATGAGCGGCATCGCGCGCGGTTTCGGCCTCTCCCTCGTCGCCGAGGGCGTCGAGAAGCCGGAACACGTCGAGGCGCTGCGTACCTTCGGCTGCGACGTCATGCAGGGCTATCACTTCAGCCGACCGCTGCCGGCACGACAGGTCAGCGAGTATCTGGCACGCTTCAACTCCCCCGCTCCGGATCCCACGCCCGCGCCCGGCGGCGCCGGCCTCTAGCCCCGCCAAAACCCTGCCTCGATCGCGGTTGACTGTCGCCGGTCGATTGCGTTAACTCCGACTGCAGAAATCAGCTCGCGCGCTTCGCTGGCAGCGCGACATCGCGCGGCGGAATGTGGCACTCGGGCGGACAGGTCCCTTGCTTTGCCGCAGGTCGATCTCTCCGGTCATGTTCGGTGCGCCGGAACGGCGCTCTTCAGGAGGCTGGCTCATGTCTACCCACAACTGCGAAGAGAAAGTCGTCAA
It contains:
- a CDS encoding EAL domain-containing protein, with product MTTEQEGFVPHPAPLSQIPQDMQVLLVDDDARLRGLVARLLRGPGREVVQCGSVGRAMALLQEKSIDLALVNIHLPDGTGLELVRWMRDRGLDTSVIVMSGDDNVDSVINALRCGAVEFVRKPFDPAALRRAVDNALAARRLALEQRLARERLEQSERLHKYFVHHSPDLIFALDTNGRFWFVNDRFTSLLGFEREELIGAHYSAVIHHDDLRAARWACSERRTGPRATSNVEIRLRRRAPDGAEGAAALLATVVVSAVGLYAPAEGESPRRFLGTYGVARDITDRKQAEQISSFHATHDALTGLPNRALFLDRLRQAIARARRMFLEKGHLAVLFIDLDGFKKVNDTYGHVQGDQLLQQVAARLRRCLRGSDTLSRVGGDEFVAVVTELGGRDGAAAAAAKILGELREPFLLGNGEFRTSVSVGVAMYPDDGASELELVRNADLAMYHAKRSGKNDIGYFTPDMNTVWAHKVELENELRAAIDQGGLELHYQPIHNLSTGQVEALEALVRWRHPTHGLMDPSRFVHIAEESGLIYGLGERVLDAACADLRVWQTQGFTDLRMAVNLSAREFDRADLVDCVVDTLRRHAVAADSLELEITEGALVEDLDAVADRAGQLRRSGVRIAIDDFGTRYSTLGYLQSLPISGIKIDQSFVRDLGARSSSASIVSAMSGIARGFGLSLVAEGVEKPEHVEALRTFGCDVMQGYHFSRPLPARQVSEYLARFNSPAPDPTPAPGGAGL